In the Mytilus trossulus isolate FHL-02 chromosome 1, PNRI_Mtr1.1.1.hap1, whole genome shotgun sequence genome, one interval contains:
- the LOC134693196 gene encoding protein-L-isoaspartate O-methyltransferase domain-containing protein 1-like, giving the protein MGGAVSRGEDNDELIDNLVEADYIKTPLVERVFRAVDRAHYYTEDHKGSAYKDLAWKFGHLHMSAPCIYSEVMESLSLEPGLSFLNLGSGTGYLSSMVGLILGPYGINHGVEYYDDVVDYAQERVEDFKQKSKLFDDFEFCEPYFVNGNCLQLPTDVMLYDRVYCGAACPPEHENYVKNLLKVGGILVMPLNDQLLQVKRVDEAKWESKNVMSVSFATLIAPTEEEANNVTELPVVDLPRLQNMCRITVRRILRSNIYKQHPKLRSVRKRPPKKPKKTAPPANRRRINIVPTNVGMIMLSNYDESTGSGEDDEERNRATRSPHLDSDFDDSEMEDGEVTIPSRDHTGVIPEDFFDYDEEEDFDGGVKNEKQNGANCDNKIDGNLETSENDEENIEDDDDETIPIPSSANPRLGLRLSQLSSRIEQMRALLRAQRCMDLLNGTDASADEEDKEMENDETTIKKIKTEDKTEESSEENSEEDHEEEGMDIADVIDFHNRGKKTSRCLSNNSNDTSETSGIGSFSEASAFGSFIDDHLPEMANGRSMSQKSSPDESSPERSCCDQIIEEDEMDVKQLENNNDDDEGIVNDKDIADTEADDDSEPRENIKTYMQEKIYVLPLPEAMKAYINYYRKC; this is encoded by the exons ATGGGAGGAGCTGTGAGTCGTGGAGAGGATAATGATGAATTGATTGACAACTTAGTAGAAGCAGATTATATAAAGACACCATTAGTGGAGAGAGTGTTCCGTGCAGTAGATAGAGCACACTATTACACTGAAGATCACAAAGGCAGTGCTTACAAAGACTTGGCATGGAAGTTTGGCCATTTACATATGTCTGCTCCCTGTATCTACTCAGAAGTAATGGAGTCATTGTCATTAGAACCAGGGCTATCTTTTCTCAATCTGGGAAGTGGAACTGGTTATTTAAGCTCAATGGTTGGACTCATATTAG GCCCATATGGTATAAATCATGGAGTTGAATATTATGATGATGTGGTGGATTATGCCCAAGAACGAGTTGAAGATTttaaacagaaatcaaaattatttgatgacTTTGAATTCTGTGAACCCTATTTTGTGAATGGGAATTGTCTCCAGCTGCCAACAGATGTGATGTTGTACGACCGTGTGTACTGTGGAGCAGCATGTCCCCCAGAACatgaaaattatgttaaaaatttgttaaaagttGGTGGAATTCTTGTGATGCCCCTGAATGATCAG ttgttACAAGTGAAGAGAGTGGATGAGGCTAAATGGGAATCTAAGAATGTGATGTCAGTATCCTTTGCAACTCTAATAGCGCCCACAGAAGAGGAAGCTAATAATGTCACAGAATTAC ctgTTGTTGATCTTCCACGTCTGCAAAACATGTGCAGGATAACTGTACGTAGGATATTGAGATCTAACATATACAAGCAACATCCAAAACTACGTTCAGTAAGAAAAAGACCTCCAAAAAAGCCAAAGAAAACCGCTCCACCAGCAAATAGACGAAGAATAAATATTGTGCCGACAAACGTTGGAATGATTATGTTGAGTAATTACGATGAGAGTACAGGAAGTGGTGAGGATGACGAGGAAAGAAATAGAGCGACAAGATCACCTCACCTAGACAGTGACTTTGATGACAGTGAAATGGAAGATGGTGAGGTAACCATTCCATCAAGAGATCACACGGGTGTCATACCTGAAGATTTCTTTGATTATGACGAGGAAGAGGATTTCGATGGTGGggtgaaaaatgaaaaacaaaacggaGCAAATTGTGATAATAAGATTGATGGGAATCTTGAAACTAGTGAAAATGACGAGGAAAATATTGAGGATGACGATGATGAAACCATTCCAATCCCATCCTCAGCAAATCCACGGTTAGGTTTGAGACTAAGCCAACTAAGTTCACGCATTGAACAAATGCGTGCACTTTTGCGAGCTCAGAGATGCATGGATTTGTTAAATGGAACAGATGCCTCAGCTGATGAAGAAGATAAAGAAATGGAAAATGATGAAACAACCATCAAGAAGATAAAAACAGAAGACAAAACAGAAGAAAGTAGTGAGGAAAATTCAGAAGAGGATCACGAAGAAGAAGGTATGGACATAGCCGATGTGATCGATTTCCATAACAGAGGCAAGAAAACGTCAAGGTGTTTGTCAAACAATAGTAATGATACGTCTGAAACTTCAGGTATTGGATCATTCTCTGAGGCTTCAGCATTTGGGTCTTTTATAGACGATCACTTACCAGAAATGGCAAATGGACGGTCGATGAGTCAGAAAAGTTCTCCTGATGAAAGTAGTCCAGAGAGAAGCTGCTGTGATCAGATAATTGAAGAAGATGAAATGGACGTtaaacagttagaaaataataatgatgaCGATGAAGGTATTGTGAATGACAAAGACATTGCTGATACTGAGGCAGACGATGATAGTGAACCAAgggaaaacattaaaacttatatGCAGGAAAAAATTTATGTACTGCCGCTTCCTGAAGCTATGAAAGCTTACATTAACTACTATAGAAAATGCTAG